The Phyllopteryx taeniolatus isolate TA_2022b chromosome 14, UOR_Ptae_1.2, whole genome shotgun sequence genome has a window encoding:
- the pth1r gene encoding parathyroid hormone/parathyroid hormone-related peptide receptor: MGSTALLHSPDLLLISLLCTFCLAHADDVLTKEEQIALLFKAKRKCESLIKSWQGKLPDGYCSPEWDGIVCWPEGASGKLVSTSCPEYIYDFNHRGRAYRRCDGNGTWEISTANNKTWANYSECAKFLYHYNQNQEKDVFHRLYLIYTVGYSISLGSLIVAVVILGYFRRLHCTRNYIHMHLFVSYMLRAVSIFVKDVVLYSGSALDDVQRVTVEELKSITEAPPANKAHFIGCKVAVTLFMYFLATNYFWILVEGLYLHSLIFMTFFSDRKYLWGFTLIGWGVPAMFVSVWATVRATFADTECWDLSAGNLKWIYQVPILVAVVVNFVLFLNIIRVLATKLRETNAGRCDTRQQYRKLLKSTLVLMPLFGVHYIIFNAMPYTDVSGIPWQIQMHYEMLFNSFQGFLVAIIYCFCNGEVQAEIKKSWSRRTLALDFKRKARSGSNTYSYGPMVSHTSVTNVTARAPHALHLTTRLGPAPVNGHRNLPGYIKNGSVSESSAPSSGHELHSAPEELGAAPAQPCEEAEEEKPSPVVVVEEERETVM, translated from the exons GCCCATGCAGATGATGTACTCACCAAAGAGGAGCAGATAGCGCTGCTGTTCAAAGCCAAGCGCAAATGTGAAAGCCTCATCAAGTCGTGGCAAGGCAAGCTTCCAG ATGGTTACTGCTCACCAGAATGGGATGGCATTGTTTGCTGGCCCGAAGGGGCTTCGGGAAAGCTTGTGTCCACCTCATGTCCGGAATACATCTACGACTTCAACCACAGAG GGCGAGCATACCGCCGATGCGACGGCAACGGGACGTGGGAGATCTCCACAGCCAACAACAAAACGTGGGCCAATTACAGTGAATGTGCAAAATTCCTCTATCATTACAACCAGAACCAGGAGAAG GATGTCTTTCACCGCTTGTACCTCATCTACACCGTGGGCTACTCCATCTCGCTGGGATCGCTCATAGTGGCTGTGGTCATCCTGGGATATTTCCG acGCCTGCACTGCACCAGGAACTACATCCACATGCACCTCTTCGTGTCCTACATGCTGAGAGCCGTGAGCATCTTCGTCAAGGATGTCGTGCTCTACTCGGGATCCGCCTTGGACGATGTCCAACGTGTCACGGTGGAAGAACTCAAGTCCATCACGGAGGCTCCACCGGCCAACAAAGCTCATTTT atTGGCTGCAAGGTGGCCGTGACCCTGTTCATGTACTTCCTGGCGACCAACTACTTCTGGATCCTGGTGGAGGGTCTGTACCTGCACAGCCTCATCTTCATGACCTTCTTCTCGGACCGGAAGTATCTGTGGGGCTTCACTCTGATCGGATGGG GTGTGCCAGCCATGTTTGTGAGCGTTTGGGCGACAGTGAGGGCCACATTTGCGGACACAGA GTGCTGGGACTTAAGTGCGGGCAATTTGAAATGGATTTACCAAGTGCCTATACTTGTAGCTGTGGTG GTcaattttgtcttatttttaaacatcatcAGAGTCTTAGCGACCAAACTGCGGGAGACCAATGCGGGAAGATGTGACACGAGACAACAGTACAG AAAACTGCTGAAGTCCACACTGGTGCTAATGCCGTTGTTTGGCGTGCACTACATCATCTTCAACGCCATGCCCTACACGGACGTGTCCGGCATCCCCTGGCAGATCCAGATGCACTATGAGATGCTCTTCAACTCCTTCCAG GGCTTCCTTGTCGCAATCATATACTGCTTTTGCAACGGGGAG GTGCAAGCGGAGATCAAGAAGTCGTGGAGCCGTCGGACCCTGGCGCTGGACTTCAAGCGGAAGGCGCGCAGCGGCAGCAACACGTACAGCTACGGCCCCATGGTGTCGCACACCAGCGTCACCAACGTGACCGCCCGGGCGCCGCACGCCCTCCACCTCACCACCCGGCTGGGCCCGGCGCCGGTCAACGGGCATCGCAACCTGCCCGGTTACATCAAAAACGGCTCGGTGTCCGAGAGCTCGGCGCCGTCGTCGGGCCACGAGCTCCACTCCGCGCCCGAGGAGCTCGGCGCCGCTCCCGCGCAGCCGTGCGAGGAGGCCGAGGAGGAGAAGCCCTCGCCCGTGGTCgtggtggaggaggagcggGAGACGGTCATGTga